TCTCGAATATCACCTAATTATGTGTGCATGAGTTTATCAATAAATATATCATAGTTATTCTGATTACATAATCTCATGGCAGCCtacatatataaattctaaACATATATTACATACATAAAGAGGAGGCCATAACAGGTTCATAACACACCCTTTGTCTAGTTTATCAGCAGTCCAAATTTAAGGGTCGATCCTTGTGCCACGTATTGTTAAAATAAGATACACTATATAACACATGATGCAGGTGCAGATATACTTATAGCAGCAACAGTATACCTCCCTCTAGATACATAAAAGTGCGTACATATATTATGCTAAGCAGCTATATATAATAGCGCTGTGAAGCTGGACCGTTGGGTCAAAAAAGGACTTACCCATGAGCATGATCAACATTGCATAACCGGGCTGCATCATGTCCTCTACATTCCACGACCACATCTCGTTCTCTTTTACTCTATTACAAACTTAAACAAATTATGGTCAATTCAGAGGACCTCCAACCCCAGAGACGACCCAACATACAAAAGTGACAGGCATTACATTATAGTCTGTAACTGTGAGCTTGATCAAACGGTAATCCTCACCCCTGCTGCACTCCCTTTCACAGGCTATTTCTGTTAAGAGTGTCGAAATGGAAAGgtataaaattataactttGCCActacatttatttaaaaaataaggtTAATGCTTCATAGGGTAACTAAAGAAAGAAATCAGGATATAGCAATAAGCTTCGAAGTAATCATTCAGTACCGGAATATACATGAGCCTGCTGGGCAAGCTATTGTATTTACACATGTGTTTACAGCTAGGATGAGGATAACTATCAACAGTAATGGATTCCTACACCACCAGTAAATATAAAAATCCAAAGAGGTGCTTGAGTATGTTAATTGTTCGGTCCTCTTCATTTGTCTTTGTTTCACTAGCCCTTTATGGCATGTACTTGAGTTCTAAAACTGGATATATAACAGACCATGTTGTGAGTGAGTTTCTAGGACCGGAGAGATAAGAACAAAACAGACCTAGTAGTTGccagaaaataaagtatataaGTGAGTTTTTACAACCCCAAATTACCATCTATACACAAAGATTATTAGTTTCTTGGATGATGGGATCTCCTTACAAGTTACAATATAGTGATGGGCACCGTTGTGGAGCCTAGAGCCCAGGAAGCTCTGAAGGTACATTTAATGTCAAAATGCACTGAAAAAACCTAGCTTTAGACCTGGTTAGATTTTGCAATTAGCCTGTCCGAAAGTGGGACTTCTATTATACAACCTACGAGTATCAAAGGTCTCACTTATGCTTAAAAATAAAGTTGCCAACCACAGTGGACTTCTGCAGGAAACGAAAAGCTTAAAAGTTGAGTAGGCTgttcttactccctccgtcccaccaggttctttacgttggGGACGGAGggctcgacacacattttaagctGTCGTTAAGTATAGTtgcataacttatttttaaaattttctttttctgaataaaaattcaatgtttaaattttaatttagaaaagaaatattttaaaaataaattatgtaagtATGCTTGATGAGAGCCTTAAAATGTGTTTCGAGATTACGTTCTACGATGTAAAGAAtctgggacagagagagtagcATTCATTACATATTCAGATAAATCTTCTATTCCATTACACGGATCAACGATAATGGAAAAAACAGACCCGATTGAAACAGCCATAGGTATAACTAAATACACCCAATAACAACCCAAATTTTACGCGCTAAAGAGCATATACTAATTCCACAATTCAGCAAAAAggcaacaaacacaaacaacataCCCTACTGTATCAGCAACCAATAAAAAGAGcataaaatcaacaaaaaaaaaaacagggcTTAAAGAGTAAAACTTCAAAAAGAACTACATCAACAGAAAAAGCAAgacaaacaaacacaaaacatACAAAGCATTATTGCAAAGTGTGGTATGTATTTACACAAATTAAGATAAAGATATGTACCAGTGCCATGGAGACCATAACAAACAGAGTTGGGAAGATGAACAAAGTGGCCAGAAATAGAGCCAGAAGGCAGCAAAGCTATTGATCCCACTCCTTGCATAACTTGgcatctttcttcttctttattttcttccTCTGTAATTACACAATCACATAAACCCTACACACCcagatatatatgtacataaaaataaaaatctcggCAGAAAGAAGATTACCCATTTTCAGAAATTTGGTGGATTAGTTCGAGCAGGTTAGGGCTAAGCGACCCAACGAATACTTGCACTGTGTCGGCCAAGGAGAGCGTTTTCCAGTATCGACGTTAACACaccatcatatatatatatagagtcccaCTCTATGGAGACCCCTTTTATATGGAGTACCGTGGAGACCCGTCATCTAACCCTTAATTTGAAGCAACGGCTgtgatttaattaaataaaatagttaAAACAAGGGAGTTACACACTTACACGCGGAAAAAGCGAGCGGGACCGAGAGAGGAAGGAAGAGAACGAAACTGAGGTTATCGTAAGCATAGTTTCTCAGATTTGAACTTGTTTCTGTGAATTATCGTGAGCATCCAGCAGGACATGTTGGGAAAAAGGTACTAATTACCATCAATTCTTTGATTTTGACTTGTTTTTATGAAAAGTTGTAGAAGATACAAGCGTGTGTATGTTTTTTTGTAGGTTAGGTATGATTCGATATGCATATGTGTTTGTAAGATTGAATAAATTTCATAGTTCTGATTCTGTATACAAATAAgctaattaatttgatttttatgtgtGTTGTAAAAAAGTTTAGGGTTCAAaccatattttgtaaaattctgaTTCTAGAGTAGAAGCATTGATGTAGTtttgtaaaattagtttttgtctaaatttagttaatacttatttttgttttaaaattaatgttcTGTAATGGAATCAAAATTTGTGAAGTTGTGCTTCTACAGTAGAAGCATGTATATCATGTGTTTATTAAGTAGTTGATGCTGTGTGTATAAATTGAAGGtataaattatgattctgtAATAGAACCAAATTTCGTAGAATTGTGATTCTGTAGTAAGAGGTTTTTTAAAATGAAGATTATGTGACAGAACCAATTTTTATAGAATTGTGATTTTGTAGTAAGAtgtgttttaaaattaagattctgaaacagaatcaaaaTTTATGAACAGTAGATAAATTATGATTCTTTAATAGAaccaaattttgtagaattgtGGTTATTGTTGAAGAATCAAGTGTCTGTAGGGATGGACTATGGATCGTACAAAATTTTCAAGTGCTAGTAGATTTAATTCTTTCGGTGCCTAAATATCCTTCTAAATTAAGTGTCGCATCCTCTTATAAATTGAAAGTATCTGTTGACATTTACTTACTTGACATGTTCTTTTATGCATCACGCAGGTACATGGGCATGATCATTGGCATTGGTGACCTGGATCCCATTCGTTGGCCAAGTTCTCGCTAGCGATCAGTCAAGGTATCTTGTCCATTCTAATTTCATATGAATCAGGTCTGCTAATTGTCTTTTCTCCTTGTTTAGTTCATATATTTATAGTGAAATTTCTCTTTATATTCAACCGCTTTTCTGTAGAATGAAGATTTTATAATAGAATCAAAGTTTATGGAGTAGTAGATAAATTATGATTCTGTAGCTGAACAAAATTTTATAGAATTGTGGTTCTTTAGTACAAGGCTTTATAAAACAAAGGTCCGGTAATAGAACCAAAATTTATGGAGTTAACAAAATTTTGTAGAAATTGTGATTCTATAGTAAGAGGTGTTTTGAAATTAAGATTCTGTAAGAACCAAAATTTATGGAGCAGTAGATAAATTATGATTCTGTAACGGAaccaaattttgtagaatttcTATAGCACAAGGTGTTTTAAAACTAAGATTCTGTAATAGAACCAAAATTTATGGAGCTAACTTATtacttgtattttaaattttttgtttcatctTCTTCCAGATTTCACGTGGAATGAGCTAACTAGCAGCATAGCAAAGGAGTTGGGAAAGTCTTAGGCTAACCTGAGACTTCTCAGCTGCATCACTTGCACCAAGGGAGATGTACAGTTTCTCTGTCAAAGAAACAGAGGAAGGAGCCTCTTTCAGAGGCACCGGAGAAATCAAAAACAAAGGAAATGATGGAGCAGCTGAtgaattgtaatttttttaatgggGAGTGGGTGAAAGATGATTCTTATCCACTGTATAAGCCTGGTTCTTGCTCAGTGATCTATGAACAGTTTAATTGTCTTCTTAATAGTAGGCCTGATCAAGAATTTCAGCAGTACAAATGGAAGCCAATGGGCTGCAGTTTACCCAGGTTTGTGATCACTGATCAAATTTCAACTTTATTTAGTCGATTATATATTGTGTTGTGTTCTAATAATTATGTTTTCCTTGTGTTACCCTTAGCTCAATATTCTAGAAATTATTTTCTATAATGTAAATTTAGTGCTAAAGTTCAAGCATGTCTTTGTCTTGAGTACAATGTTGAGTTCCAAATTATCATCTCACTTTATTCACTTTTGTTTTCATATGCAAATCATAAACTTGCTTCattactattttaaaattattgaataatGCACGTGGCTAACCTTCAACAATCTAAAGTACAAGACAGAAAGATGGAAGGAAGCCTAGCATTTGGGACACTTATGCTCATTTTGGtctgtgattttatttatttatttgcccTACTTCTGTTCACCTTTGTTAATTTAgtgatttctatttttttttggttataGCTGATCTATAGATAAGCATTTTCAGTCTTCTGGTTATCAGTGCttagtgtttttttttactCCCAATAGAATGTCTTGAGGTTCAGTTGATACTTTCAGGATACACAAATGGAGCTAATGGAGATATTGCATGTGAGTATCACAAACACAAGGTCTGTACCATCATTCAAGAAAGACCTTATCTTTgtttttattgtatttatatGCTCCCTATTGGGTAATCCATGGAGCTCTGCGAATTAAGTTCCCTTCCCGTTACCTCAAAGAAGTGATGTCGGTAGAATGAACTATCTCTGGATGATTTAAGAATGTGTTAGttagtataaatttttatatcttCTGTGGACATGTCTAACGACAGGCAGTTCTACTGCATGAAAATCTCAATTATAAGTACTCATCTTTGTAGCCTTCTATTAATATTACCCAAAAACAAATTGTGCATGTTGACATACCCTGATTCTTATAGAATTTTCCCTCTTCTTTTCTGGCAGGAAGATGTCCATCTGATGGCAGAGACAGGCCTAGGGGCATATAGGTTCTCTATTTCATGGTCAAGACTTTATTCCGAGTATGCACACCTATCATCATATTTACTTAATGCTGGTATTATCTTTCTTGTTATTTATCAGTATATAGATGATGACTTGATAAATAATTCCAAGTTCCTGCACTACTGTATATTTCTGGGGTATATCTTTTTAGGCCAACTTTTGTATCACTCAGTTTAAGTAGAA
This genomic window from Daucus carota subsp. sativus chromosome 7, DH1 v3.0, whole genome shotgun sequence contains:
- the LOC108196052 gene encoding uncharacterized protein LOC108196052, producing the protein MEEENKEEERCQVMQGVGSIALLPSGSISGHFVHLPNSVCYGLHGTEIACERECSRGEDYRLIKLTVTDYNSKRERDVVVECRGHDAARLCNVDHAHGWEKDVVGMLDQKHGKRKIYVSFDCETLKAEGAAEDHIRKFMPKLAGMDAVVNIGPMSITGLEFDKEDEEQVQPNAPSQQ
- the LOC108194931 gene encoding beta-glucosidase 19 isoform X2 translates to MNSLIVFLIVGLIKNFSSTNGSQWAAVYPGYTNGANGDIACEYHKHKEDVHLMAETGLGAYRFSISWSRLYSESVTSAYYRGAVGAMVVYDMTKRQSFDRIPGWLDELKVHADKIYAHWQQIRLGKS
- the LOC108194931 gene encoding putative beta-glucosidase 6 isoform X1, coding for MNSLIVFLIVGLIKNFSSTNGSQWAAVYPGYTNGANGDIACEYHKHKEDVHLMAETGLGAYRFSISWSRLYSEYRSVTSAYYRGAVGAMVVYDMTKRQSFDRIPGWLDELKVHADKIYAHWQQIRLGKS